In Streptomyces sp. NBC_00448, the following are encoded in one genomic region:
- a CDS encoding rhomboid family intramembrane serine protease, translating to MVIPVYDKNPVRRPPVVTYALIGICTVVFLLSPLSGFVRLHGSGHALQCAQTVYFDRWGVIPSELFHGRLPVGELDLPAGCKTPGTFPKVPFLSVLTSMFVHGGWLHLIGNMLFLYVFGDNVENRMGRVRFALFYLAAGYLATYGFAFANTDDTQSLVGASGAISGALGAYLYLYPKARVTSLFPFLFFVPLRFPAWVVLGFWFVLQWLAAQTAQGGPGVAYLAHVVGFAFGFLWAWVCYRPRRKVSVVIGPTQGDVQP from the coding sequence ATGGTCATCCCGGTGTACGACAAGAACCCGGTCCGCCGCCCGCCGGTCGTGACCTACGCCCTCATCGGCATCTGCACCGTGGTGTTCCTGCTCAGCCCGCTCTCCGGCTTCGTCCGGCTGCACGGCAGCGGGCACGCGCTCCAGTGCGCGCAGACGGTCTACTTCGACCGCTGGGGCGTCATCCCCAGCGAGCTGTTCCACGGGCGGCTCCCGGTCGGCGAGCTCGACCTGCCGGCCGGCTGCAAGACCCCGGGCACGTTCCCCAAGGTGCCGTTCCTGTCCGTGCTCACCTCGATGTTCGTGCACGGCGGCTGGCTGCACCTGATCGGCAACATGCTCTTCCTCTACGTCTTCGGCGACAACGTCGAGAACCGCATGGGCCGGGTCCGCTTCGCCCTCTTCTACCTCGCGGCCGGCTACCTCGCCACGTACGGCTTCGCCTTCGCCAACACCGACGACACGCAGAGCCTGGTCGGCGCCTCCGGGGCGATCTCGGGTGCCCTCGGCGCCTACCTCTACCTCTATCCCAAGGCCCGCGTCACCAGCCTCTTCCCTTTCCTCTTCTTCGTGCCGCTGCGGTTCCCGGCCTGGGTCGTGCTCGGCTTCTGGTTCGTCCTGCAGTGGCTCGCCGCCCAGACCGCGCAGGGCGGCCCCGGCGTCGCCTACCTCGCCCACGTGGTCGGCTTCGCCTTCGGGTTCCTGTGGGCATGGGTCTGCTACCGGCCACGGCGTAAGGTGAGCGTCGTCATCGGACCCACCCAAGGAGACGTCCAGCCGTGA
- a CDS encoding Lrp/AsnC family transcriptional regulator: MITAIVLIKTSVDQIPEIAESIAALDHVSEVYSVTGTYDLVALVRVARHDDLADIIPGQISKIPGVEVTDTHVAFRTYSQHDLEAAFSIGLDS; encoded by the coding sequence GTGATCACCGCGATCGTGCTCATCAAGACCTCAGTGGACCAGATCCCCGAGATCGCCGAGTCGATCGCCGCGTTGGACCACGTCAGCGAGGTGTACTCCGTGACCGGGACGTACGACCTGGTCGCACTCGTACGAGTGGCTCGCCACGATGACCTCGCGGACATCATCCCCGGGCAGATCTCCAAGATCCCGGGGGTGGAAGTGACCGACACCCACGTCGCGTTCCGCACGTATTCCCAGCACGATCTGGAGGCCGCGTTCTCCATCGGGCTGGACTCCTGA
- a CDS encoding aminotransferase class V-fold PLP-dependent enzyme, translated as MPVLGRDVRVPLVTGGEVGYAALDYAASAPALQRVWDDVAAYAPYYGSVHRGAGYLSQLSTDLFEQSRETVAEFLGCRPDDELIFTRSTTDSLNLLASALPAGTRIFVFDTEHHAALLPWQRADGARVEYLPAPRTPEQAVASLDVALHGAPKGPKLVCVTGASNVTGEIWPVRELAAAAHRHGARIVLDAAQLAPHHPVDITALDVDWVAFSGHKLYAPFGAGVLAGRADWLRAAEPYLAGGGATRKVARSGEGLSVEWHSGTARHEAGSPNVIGAYAIASACKALTEAGFDSLVTRERELLARLRDGLAELPEVRVLSLFGSGSARVGVLSFVVRGWNSSHFAAALSAEYGIGVRDGLFCAHPLVRTLLDTEPDEPGECGAPDAAPGERSLNAVRVSFGAGTPEEHIERFLGAVRTLVRDGAAWRYRTEAGRCVPVR; from the coding sequence CTGCCCGTGCTCGGCCGTGACGTGCGGGTGCCGCTCGTCACCGGCGGGGAAGTGGGGTACGCCGCCCTCGACTACGCCGCCAGCGCCCCCGCCCTCCAGCGGGTGTGGGACGACGTCGCCGCCTACGCGCCCTACTACGGCAGCGTGCACCGCGGCGCCGGCTACCTGTCGCAGCTGTCCACCGACCTGTTCGAGCAGAGCCGCGAGACCGTCGCGGAGTTCCTCGGCTGCCGGCCGGACGACGAGCTGATCTTCACCCGCTCCACCACCGACTCGCTCAACCTGCTGGCCTCGGCGCTCCCGGCCGGCACCCGCATCTTCGTCTTCGACACCGAGCACCACGCCGCGCTGCTGCCCTGGCAGCGTGCCGACGGCGCGCGGGTGGAGTACCTGCCCGCGCCGCGCACCCCCGAGCAGGCCGTCGCCTCCCTCGACGTGGCGCTGCACGGCGCCCCCAAGGGCCCGAAGCTGGTCTGCGTGACCGGCGCGTCCAACGTCACCGGCGAGATCTGGCCGGTACGGGAACTGGCCGCCGCCGCGCACCGGCACGGTGCGCGGATCGTGCTCGACGCCGCCCAACTCGCCCCGCACCACCCGGTGGACATCACCGCGCTGGACGTCGACTGGGTCGCCTTCTCCGGGCACAAGCTCTACGCGCCCTTCGGCGCCGGGGTGCTCGCCGGCCGGGCCGACTGGCTGCGGGCCGCCGAGCCGTACCTCGCGGGCGGCGGCGCCACCCGCAAGGTCGCGCGCTCCGGCGAAGGGCTGTCCGTCGAATGGCACTCCGGCACCGCCCGCCACGAGGCCGGGTCGCCGAACGTGATCGGCGCGTACGCCATCGCGTCCGCGTGCAAGGCGCTCACCGAGGCCGGCTTCGACTCCCTTGTCACCCGTGAGCGTGAACTCCTCGCCCGGCTGCGGGACGGGCTCGCCGAGCTTCCCGAGGTCCGCGTGCTCTCCCTGTTCGGGTCCGGCTCCGCCCGGGTCGGCGTGCTCTCCTTCGTCGTCCGCGGCTGGAACTCCTCGCACTTCGCGGCCGCGCTCTCGGCGGAGTACGGGATCGGGGTGCGGGACGGGCTGTTCTGCGCGCACCCGCTGGTGCGGACCCTGCTCGACACGGAGCCGGACGAGCCGGGGGAGTGCGGGGCGCCCGACGCGGCGCCCGGCGAGCGCTCCCTCAACGCCGTGCGGGTCAGCTTCGGGGCGGGTACGCCGGAGGAGCACATCGAGCGTTTCCTCGGGGCCGTGCGGACCCTCGTCCGCGACGGTGCGGCGTGGCGCTACCGCACCGAGGCCGGGCGGTGCGTGCCCGTACGGTAA
- the trpD gene encoding anthranilate phosphoribosyltransferase, whose amino-acid sequence MSVVHPAGGEPGAARSWPDILGALIRRDDLSSAETAWAMDSIMSGEATDAQIAGFAVALRSKGETVAEIAGLVEAMYAHATTIEVPGPTVDVVGTGGDRSNSVNISTMSAIVVAGTGARVVKHGSRSASSRSGASDVLAALGVNLDLSPQRVAEVAQEVGITFCFAVRFHPALRHVATARSELGVATPFNFLGPLTNPARVKAQATGVADLRMAPILAGVLAERGSSALVFRGDDGLDELTTTATSQVWVVGDGKVEHAGFDPRDVGLELVPVEALRGGEASYNADVARRLLAGERGPVRDAVLLNSAAALTALTPASGGTLEERIIKGLERAAESIDSGAAEAVLERWVAATRG is encoded by the coding sequence ATGAGCGTTGTGCACCCCGCCGGAGGCGAACCCGGGGCCGCGCGCTCGTGGCCGGACATCCTCGGCGCCCTGATCCGCAGGGACGACCTCAGCTCCGCGGAGACCGCGTGGGCGATGGACTCGATCATGAGCGGCGAGGCCACCGACGCCCAGATCGCCGGCTTCGCGGTGGCGCTGCGCAGCAAGGGCGAGACGGTTGCGGAGATCGCCGGACTGGTCGAGGCGATGTACGCGCACGCGACGACCATCGAGGTGCCGGGCCCGACCGTGGACGTGGTCGGCACCGGCGGCGACCGGTCGAACTCCGTGAACATCTCCACGATGTCGGCGATCGTGGTGGCCGGCACCGGCGCCCGGGTGGTCAAGCACGGCAGCAGGTCGGCGTCGTCGAGGAGCGGCGCGTCCGACGTGCTCGCGGCGCTGGGCGTCAACCTCGACCTGTCGCCGCAGCGGGTCGCCGAGGTCGCGCAGGAAGTCGGCATCACCTTCTGCTTCGCCGTCAGGTTCCACCCGGCGCTGCGTCATGTGGCCACCGCCCGGAGCGAGTTGGGTGTGGCGACACCGTTCAACTTCCTCGGCCCGCTGACCAACCCGGCCCGGGTGAAGGCGCAGGCGACCGGGGTCGCGGACCTGCGGATGGCGCCGATCCTCGCCGGGGTGCTCGCCGAACGCGGCTCGTCCGCACTGGTGTTCCGCGGTGACGACGGCCTGGACGAGCTGACCACCACCGCGACCTCGCAGGTGTGGGTGGTCGGGGACGGCAAGGTCGAGCACGCCGGCTTCGACCCGCGGGACGTCGGCCTGGAACTGGTGCCGGTGGAGGCGCTGCGCGGTGGCGAGGCGTCGTACAACGCGGACGTGGCCCGGCGGCTGCTCGCCGGTGAGCGCGGGCCGGTGCGGGACGCGGTGCTGCTCAACTCGGCTGCCGCACTGACCGCGTTGACGCCGGCGAGCGGCGGCACGCTGGAGGAGCGCATCATCAAGGGCCTGGAGCGGGCCGCGGAGTCGATCGACTCGGGTGCGGCCGAGGCCGTGCTGGAGCGGTGGGTGGCGGCCACCCGCGGGTAG
- the qcrB gene encoding cytochrome bc1 complex cytochrome b subunit has translation MSTTTDAPTRRGRPTNPGERVAEWTDGRLGLYKLAKSNLRKIFPDHWSFMLGEVCLYSFVILILTGVYLTLFFHPSMNEVVYNGPYAPLDGQRMSEAFASTVHISFEVRGGLLVRQIHHWAALIFIAAMIVHMMRVFFTGAFRKPRELNWLFGWTLLFLGMFTGFTGYSLPDDLLSGTGVRFMEGAVLSTPIVGTYLSMFLFGGEFPGHDFVSRFYSVHILLLPGLMAGLLVAHLILVFFHKHTQFPGAGKTEKNVVGSPLLPIYTAKAGGFFFLVFGVIAAIAAIATINPIWSIGPYRPDQVSTGAQPDWYMGFSEGLIRVMPGWEIRAWGHTLVLGVFIPLMVFPLVMMAIAVYPFIESWVTGDKSEHHLLDRPRNRPVRTGFGVAWLTLYFVLLIGGGNDLFATHFHLSINAITWFVRVAFFLAPPAAFWVTKRICLGLQRRDRDKVLHGRESGIIKRLPHGEFIEVHEPLSQQQLHVLTAHVQPQPLDLGPETDENGVARKVSPVAKVQARLSQGFYGEHSQIPKPTVEEYEEITSGHGHH, from the coding sequence ATGAGCACCACGACCGATGCACCGACCCGGCGTGGCCGCCCGACGAACCCCGGTGAGCGGGTCGCGGAGTGGACCGACGGCCGGCTCGGACTCTACAAGCTGGCCAAGTCCAACCTGCGCAAGATCTTCCCGGACCACTGGTCCTTCATGCTCGGTGAGGTCTGCCTCTACAGCTTCGTGATCCTCATCCTCACGGGTGTGTATCTGACGCTGTTCTTCCACCCGAGCATGAACGAGGTCGTCTACAACGGCCCGTACGCGCCGCTCGACGGCCAGCGGATGTCCGAGGCGTTCGCCTCCACGGTGCACATCAGCTTCGAGGTCCGCGGCGGCCTGCTGGTCCGGCAGATCCACCACTGGGCCGCGCTGATCTTCATCGCCGCGATGATCGTGCACATGATGCGCGTCTTCTTCACCGGCGCGTTCCGCAAGCCGCGCGAGCTGAACTGGCTCTTCGGCTGGACCCTGCTCTTCCTGGGCATGTTCACCGGCTTCACCGGCTACTCGCTCCCGGACGACCTGCTGTCCGGCACCGGCGTGCGGTTCATGGAAGGCGCGGTGCTCTCCACGCCGATCGTCGGCACCTACCTGTCGATGTTCCTGTTCGGCGGGGAGTTCCCCGGGCACGACTTCGTCAGCCGGTTCTACTCGGTGCACATCCTGCTGCTGCCGGGTCTGATGGCCGGTCTGCTGGTGGCCCACCTGATCCTGGTGTTCTTCCACAAGCACACCCAGTTCCCGGGTGCCGGCAAGACCGAGAAGAACGTGGTCGGCTCGCCACTGCTGCCGATCTACACCGCGAAGGCGGGCGGCTTCTTCTTCCTGGTCTTCGGTGTGATCGCCGCGATCGCCGCGATCGCCACCATCAACCCGATCTGGTCGATCGGCCCCTACCGGCCGGACCAGGTGTCCACCGGGGCCCAGCCAGACTGGTACATGGGCTTCTCCGAGGGCCTGATCCGTGTGATGCCCGGCTGGGAGATCAGGGCCTGGGGCCACACCCTGGTGCTCGGCGTCTTCATCCCGCTGATGGTCTTCCCGCTGGTGATGATGGCCATCGCGGTGTACCCGTTCATCGAGTCCTGGGTCACCGGGGACAAGAGCGAGCACCACCTGCTGGACCGTCCGCGCAACCGTCCGGTGCGCACCGGGTTCGGCGTCGCCTGGCTGACGCTGTACTTCGTGCTGCTGATCGGTGGCGGCAACGACCTGTTCGCCACGCACTTCCATCTGTCGATCAACGCGATCACCTGGTTCGTGCGGGTCGCCTTCTTCCTGGCACCACCGGCCGCGTTCTGGGTCACGAAGCGGATCTGCCTCGGGCTCCAGCGCCGCGACCGCGACAAGGTGCTGCACGGGCGGGAGAGCGGCATCATCAAGCGGCTGCCGCACGGCGAGTTCATCGAGGTGCACGAGCCGCTGTCGCAGCAGCAGTTGCACGTGCTCACCGCGCACGTCCAGCCGCAGCCGCTGGACCTCGGGCCCGAGACCGACGAGAACGGTGTCGCGCGCAAGGTCAGCCCCGTCGCGAAGGTGCAGGCGAGGCTCTCCCAGGGGTTCTACGGCGAGCACAGCCAGATCCCGAAGCCGACGGTCGAGGAGTACGAAGAGATCACCAGCGGCCACGGCCACCACTGA
- the qcrA gene encoding cytochrome bc1 complex Rieske iron-sulfur subunit yields MSDETGSHNDVPENLPSERGGHHGDEVAKPDPFADPGLPPHEHRRQDIDEKAARHSERVVAGLFTLSMLGTIAFIACFVIFPVDKIVYIFPFGHVSALNFSLGLTLAVALFGIGAGAVHWARTLMSDEEVADERHRIDADDELRENVRQQWITGAKESGFGRRKLIRNTMMGALTMVPLAGLVILRDLGPLPEKKLDHTIWAKGKQLINTNTNQPLRPEDVVVGSLTFAQPDGLEESQDDFQEQIAKAALMIIRLKPDDIKDKRERDWSHQGIVAFSKICTHVGCPISLYEQQTHHVLCPCHQSTFDLSDGARVLFGPAGHPLPQLRISVNSEGNLIALGDFEEPVGPAFWERS; encoded by the coding sequence ATGAGCGACGAGACTGGATCGCACAACGACGTGCCAGAGAACCTGCCGAGCGAGCGGGGCGGGCACCACGGCGACGAGGTCGCCAAGCCCGACCCGTTCGCCGACCCCGGGCTGCCGCCCCACGAGCACCGGCGCCAGGACATCGACGAGAAGGCGGCCAGGCACTCCGAGCGAGTGGTGGCCGGCCTGTTCACGCTGTCGATGCTCGGCACCATCGCGTTCATCGCGTGCTTCGTCATCTTCCCGGTCGACAAGATCGTCTACATCTTCCCGTTCGGGCATGTCAGTGCGCTGAACTTCTCGCTCGGCCTCACCTTGGCCGTGGCGCTGTTCGGCATCGGCGCGGGCGCCGTGCACTGGGCCCGGACGCTGATGTCGGACGAGGAGGTCGCCGACGAGCGGCACCGTATCGACGCCGACGACGAGCTGCGGGAGAACGTCCGCCAGCAGTGGATCACCGGCGCGAAGGAGAGCGGCTTCGGCCGCCGCAAGCTGATCCGCAACACCATGATGGGCGCGCTCACCATGGTGCCGCTGGCCGGCCTGGTGATCCTGCGCGACCTCGGCCCGCTGCCGGAGAAGAAGCTGGACCACACCATCTGGGCCAAGGGCAAGCAGCTGATCAACACCAACACGAACCAGCCGCTGCGTCCCGAGGACGTCGTCGTCGGCTCCCTGACCTTCGCCCAGCCGGACGGACTCGAAGAGAGCCAGGACGACTTCCAGGAGCAGATCGCCAAGGCGGCCCTGATGATCATCCGGCTCAAGCCGGACGACATCAAGGACAAGCGCGAGCGCGACTGGAGCCACCAGGGCATCGTCGCCTTCTCCAAGATCTGCACCCACGTCGGCTGCCCGATCAGCCTGTACGAGCAGCAGACGCACCACGTGCTCTGCCCGTGCCACCAGTCGACGTTCGACCTCTCCGACGGCGCGCGGGTGCTCTTCGGTCCCGCGGGTCACCCGCTGCCGCAGCTCCGGATCAGCGTCAACAGTGAGGGCAACCTCATCGCCCTCGGCGACTTCGAGGAGCCCGTCGGCCCGGCATTCTGGGAGCGCTCATGA
- the qcrC gene encoding cytochrome bc1 complex diheme cytochrome c subunit, translated as MKKLSARRRHPLAALVVLLFALAATGGLYAALAPAPKAQADTSQSSLAIEEGKKLYQVGCASCHGMSGQGSSNGPSLVGVGSAAVDFQVGTGRMPAKQPGPQVEAKKNTYSQGEIDQLAAYIASLGPGPATPTKDQYSPASADVAKGGELFRTNCTQCHNFVGKGGALTHGKFAPSLKGVSSKHIYEAMQTGPQNMPSFPDSTMPSDAKANIIAYLKAVDSAQSPNPGGFTLGSLGPVSEGLFAWVFGLGTLIGLTTWLAARTTKAKKS; from the coding sequence GTGAAAAAGCTCTCCGCACGACGGCGCCATCCGCTGGCGGCGCTTGTCGTCCTACTCTTCGCGCTCGCGGCCACCGGGGGGCTGTACGCCGCGCTCGCGCCGGCGCCCAAGGCGCAGGCTGACACCTCGCAGTCCTCCCTCGCCATCGAGGAGGGCAAGAAGCTCTACCAGGTCGGCTGCGCCAGCTGCCACGGCATGTCGGGGCAGGGCAGTTCAAACGGCCCGAGCCTGGTGGGCGTCGGCTCGGCCGCGGTGGACTTCCAGGTCGGCACCGGCCGCATGCCGGCCAAGCAGCCCGGCCCGCAGGTCGAGGCGAAGAAGAACACCTACAGCCAGGGCGAGATCGACCAGCTCGCCGCGTACATCGCCTCTCTGGGCCCCGGCCCGGCGACCCCGACGAAGGACCAGTACAGCCCGGCCTCCGCCGATGTCGCCAAGGGCGGCGAGCTGTTCCGGACCAACTGCACGCAGTGCCACAACTTCGTGGGCAAGGGCGGTGCGCTGACGCACGGCAAGTTCGCGCCGAGTCTCAAGGGCGTCTCGTCGAAGCACATCTACGAGGCGATGCAGACCGGCCCGCAGAACATGCCGTCCTTCCCGGACAGCACGATGCCCTCCGACGCGAAGGCGAACATCATCGCGTACCTGAAGGCCGTGGACAGCGCGCAGAGCCCGAACCCCGGCGGCTTCACGCTCGGTTCTCTCGGCCCGGTGTCCGAGGGTCTGTTCGCCTGGGTCTTCGGCCTCGGCACGCTGATCGGTCTCACGACCTGGCTCGCTGCACGGACGACTAAGGCCAAGAAATCATGA
- the ctaE gene encoding aa3-type cytochrome oxidase subunit III, whose protein sequence is MSDVATATAVETGHAHPSVNRPNLTSVGTIIWLSSELMFFAALFAMYFTLRSVTGETFWKAHADALNVPFSATNTTILVLSSFTCQMGVFAAERGDVKKLRSWFIVTFVMGAIFIGGQIFEYTNLVKKDGISLSSDPYGSVFYLTTGFHGLHVTGGLIAFLMVLGRTYAAKRFTHQQATAAIVVSYYWHFVDVVWIGLFATIYLIK, encoded by the coding sequence ATGTCGGACGTGGCGACAGCAACAGCAGTAGAAACCGGGCACGCGCACCCGTCGGTCAACCGGCCGAACCTCACCAGCGTCGGGACCATCATCTGGCTGAGTTCCGAGCTGATGTTCTTCGCGGCCCTCTTCGCGATGTACTTCACCCTTCGGTCGGTCACTGGTGAGACCTTCTGGAAGGCCCACGCCGACGCGCTGAACGTGCCGTTCTCCGCGACGAACACGACGATCCTCGTGCTCTCCTCCTTCACGTGCCAGATGGGCGTGTTCGCCGCCGAGCGCGGTGACGTGAAGAAGCTGCGCTCGTGGTTCATCGTGACGTTCGTGATGGGCGCGATCTTCATCGGCGGGCAGATCTTCGAGTACACCAACCTGGTCAAGAAGGACGGGATCTCGCTCAGCTCCGATCCGTACGGCTCGGTGTTCTACCTGACGACCGGGTTCCACGGGCTGCATGTGACGGGTGGTCTGATCGCGTTCCTGATGGTGCTGGGCCGCACGTACGCGGCCAAGCGGTTCACCCATCAGCAGGCGACCGCGGCCATCGTCGTGTCCTACTACTGGCACTTCGTCGATGTCGTCTGGATCGGCCTGTTCGCCACGATCTACCTGATCAAGTAG
- a CDS encoding L,D-transpeptidase, which translates to MNHLPERPRPRRLITVRRAILAAPLAIGLTACGGGGNPLAASPHDAAAKVTFGTSGRGKANPAKPLKVSVQTGSQITDVTATDSTGRYVSGQLSADSKHWHSTTPLAAGAHYTVRVSTEDSGGHPGRKTLTFDTTGAAAGFHVTFGPNAGTYGVGEPITATLSAPVKDRQSRAVVESHLQVSSNPQAAKGSWYWVDDRTLHYRPSAYWPAHATISARSTLSGVQIAKKLYGGADKPLTVHTGDRIEALTDASTDEMTFKDDGKVVRTLPVTTGKPGFDTRNGIKVVLDKESFVQMKSSTVGIAAGSSDSYDLPVYWATRVTWSGEYVHAAPWSVGSQGSANVSHGCTGMSTEDAEWFFDHVRVGDVVRVVNSQGPMMTPFDNGFGDWNLSWAQWQKGSALNGGSGGGAGSTPSTPSGSGAGSTDQDQTTPVDVPAGTPARLTPQTA; encoded by the coding sequence ATGAACCACCTTCCCGAGCGCCCCCGCCCCCGCCGCCTGATAACCGTGCGCCGCGCGATTCTCGCGGCGCCCCTCGCGATAGGGCTCACCGCCTGCGGCGGTGGCGGCAACCCGCTGGCAGCCTCCCCCCACGACGCCGCGGCCAAGGTCACCTTCGGTACCTCCGGCCGTGGCAAGGCCAACCCGGCCAAGCCCCTCAAAGTCTCCGTGCAGACCGGCTCGCAGATAACCGACGTCACCGCGACCGACTCGACCGGGCGGTACGTCAGCGGCCAGCTCAGTGCCGACAGCAAGCACTGGCACTCCACCACCCCGCTCGCCGCCGGCGCGCACTACACCGTTCGGGTGAGTACCGAGGACTCGGGCGGCCACCCCGGCCGTAAGACCCTCACCTTCGACACCACCGGAGCGGCGGCCGGCTTCCACGTCACCTTCGGCCCGAACGCCGGTACCTACGGCGTCGGCGAGCCGATCACCGCCACGCTCAGCGCCCCTGTCAAGGACAGGCAGTCCCGCGCCGTGGTGGAGTCCCACCTCCAGGTCAGCAGCAACCCCCAGGCGGCGAAGGGCTCCTGGTACTGGGTCGACGACCGCACCCTGCACTACCGCCCCAGCGCGTACTGGCCCGCCCACGCCACGATCAGCGCCCGCAGCACCCTCAGCGGCGTGCAGATAGCCAAGAAGCTGTACGGCGGCGCGGACAAGCCGCTCACCGTGCACACCGGCGACCGGATCGAGGCGCTCACCGACGCGTCCACCGACGAGATGACGTTCAAGGACGACGGCAAGGTGGTCCGCACCCTCCCGGTCACCACCGGGAAGCCGGGCTTCGACACCCGTAACGGCATCAAGGTGGTGCTGGACAAGGAGTCGTTCGTCCAGATGAAGAGCTCCACCGTCGGCATCGCCGCGGGCAGCTCGGACTCGTACGACCTGCCCGTCTACTGGGCCACCCGGGTGACATGGAGCGGCGAGTACGTGCACGCCGCGCCGTGGTCGGTCGGCTCCCAGGGGTCCGCCAACGTCAGCCACGGCTGCACCGGCATGAGCACCGAGGACGCGGAGTGGTTCTTCGACCACGTCCGGGTCGGCGATGTCGTGCGGGTCGTCAACAGCCAGGGCCCGATGATGACGCCGTTCGACAACGGCTTCGGCGACTGGAACCTGAGCTGGGCCCAGTGGCAGAAGGGCAGCGCGCTGAACGGCGGTTCCGGCGGTGGCGCCGGCAGCACGCCCAGCACCCCCAGCGGTTCGGGGGCCGGCAGCACCGACCAGGACCAGACCACCCCGGTCGACGTCCCGGCCGGCACCCCCGCCCGCCTCACCCCGCAGACAGCTTGA
- a CDS encoding cytochrome c oxidase subunit 4: MKVQGKMFLGFAVFILASAIVYGIWSKEAAGTTALFMAFALCTMIGFYLAFTARRADTGAQDREDADVADDAGELGFFSPHSWQPLALGIGGSLAFLGIIFGWWLLFFSLPVILIGVWGWVFEYYHGEDRTQ; this comes from the coding sequence GTGAAGGTCCAAGGCAAGATGTTCCTGGGCTTCGCCGTCTTCATCCTGGCGTCGGCGATCGTCTACGGGATCTGGTCCAAGGAAGCGGCCGGCACCACGGCGCTGTTCATGGCCTTCGCCCTGTGCACCATGATCGGCTTCTACCTGGCGTTCACCGCCCGGCGGGCCGACACCGGAGCGCAGGACCGGGAGGACGCGGACGTCGCCGACGACGCGGGCGAGCTGGGCTTCTTCAGCCCGCACAGCTGGCAGCCGCTCGCCCTGGGCATCGGCGGCAGCCTGGCCTTCCTCGGCATCATCTTCGGCTGGTGGCTGCTCTTCTTCTCCCTGCCGGTGATCCTGATCGGCGTGTGGGGATGGGTGTTCGAGTACTACCACGGTGAGGACCGCACCCAGTAG